Sequence from the Pedobacter sp. D749 genome:
CGCATGCCTCAACTTCAATTATCGCTCAGTTTTTCCCGGATGCAAAATACTTCGGTTATTTAATGGCATCGGAATTGGAAAATGCAGAGAAAATCCTGAACCACGCAGAAAGACCTTTTACAGCAATTATGGGCGGCGCTAAAGTATCTGATAAAATTCTTTTGATTGAGAAATTATTAGATAAGGTAGATAACCTGATTATTGGTGGCGGTATGGCTTACACTTTTGCCAAAGCACAAGGTGGAGAAATCGGCACCTCGTTATTGGAAGCTGATAAACAAGAACTTTCTTTAGAACTAATTGAAAAAGCGAAAGCAAAAGGTGTAAAACTGATTTTACCTGTGGATACGGTAATTGCAGATAAATTTGCCAATGATGCTGATAAAAAAGATGTAACCTCGGGGCAAATTCCTGCAGACTGGATGGGATTAGATATCGGCCCGAAATCAGTTGAATTATTCCAGGAAGTAATCAAAAATTCCAAAACTTTATTATGGAATGGTCCGATGGGTGTTTTCGAAATGGAAAGCTTTCAGGTAGGCACTAAAGCTGTAGCAGAAGCAGTTGTGGCGGCTACTAAAGATAATGGTGCATTCTCATTAATTGGTGGTGGCGATTCGGCTGCAGCCATTGCAAAATTCGGAATGGAAGATGAAGTTAGTTATGTTTCTACTGGCGGTGGTGCTTTACTAGAATACATGGAAGGTAAAGAATTGCCGGGGGTTAAAGCAATTAATGGATAAAATACCATCATATTTATAAACGAGGCCCTTGCAGAGCAATTTGCAAGGGCCTCGTTGTTTATTATTCCAAAATATTAAAAATTATTGGTAGTACCGGTATCCCACCATAAGCGTGATGCAATATCATCTTTACCTGAGCTTAAAAATGTCGAAGCCTCTGCAACAGCTGAAGCATTTCCGGTTCTTTCTGCAGGTACAAATACCAGTCGCTTTATCCATTGGTCAGCTGTTATAATTCCCCAATCCGGGTTACTGTCATTTTTTGCAACATGTGGAATTTTAGGATAACCTGTTCTTCTAAAATCAACCCAGGCCTCTAATGTATTGGTAAAAGTGGCCAGGTATTTTTGTGTAATAATTTTTTCCAGTTTCAATTCATTAGAATCGCCTTCATTCCAAGCTACAGTAATGGTAGAAAGTGCGGTAAAATTATTTCTGCTATCTTTTGGGTCGATATAGTTTAT
This genomic interval carries:
- the pgk gene encoding phosphoglycerate kinase yields the protein MNTIDQFDFKDKKALIRVDFNVPLDDEFKITDDKRIRAALPTISKILKDGGAVILMSHLGRPKDGPTDKYSLKHILSDLSALVGVEVKFADDCIGESAVKQAADLKSGEVLLLENLRFYKEEEKGDVGFAEKLSKLGDVYVNDAFGTAHRAHASTSIIAQFFPDAKYFGYLMASELENAEKILNHAERPFTAIMGGAKVSDKILLIEKLLDKVDNLIIGGGMAYTFAKAQGGEIGTSLLEADKQELSLELIEKAKAKGVKLILPVDTVIADKFANDADKKDVTSGQIPADWMGLDIGPKSVELFQEVIKNSKTLLWNGPMGVFEMESFQVGTKAVAEAVVAATKDNGAFSLIGGGDSAAAIAKFGMEDEVSYVSTGGGALLEYMEGKELPGVKAING